The following coding sequences lie in one Miscanthus floridulus cultivar M001 chromosome 9, ASM1932011v1, whole genome shotgun sequence genomic window:
- the LOC136480320 gene encoding uncharacterized protein produces MADDLPGVAQELKAWSLRKSLFLRWERDVWDQLRQQKDLLANANEFLLAWSTKVEGLRLCCADMKAEAAMAQEQAAPLVARIKELEEELTRVAGDRDTFRSRAEEATASAKALTRQLGAEQGMHLLMKGALAEALKVAEASQVVALVWKGKVEGLEKEVSRVAEASVAVQAVLEAEIGEHNALQSTARTVCEALEVEGVDARALAIVSSHYTGVDLKAISDGYVLDEDDEEADEEIAKLMEAVEGPDTALAKLFEEEVVPLTPSADAGDPEP; encoded by the exons AtggccgacgatctgcccggCGTCGCCCAG gagctcaaggcctggtcccttaggaagtcgttgttcctccggtgggagagggacgtctgggatcagctccggcagcagaaggacctgctcgccaatGCCAACGAGTTTCTGTTGGCGTGGAGCACGAAGGTGGAGGGCCTCCGCCTTTgttgtgctgatatgaaggccgaggcagccATGGCTCAGGAGCAGGCTGCCCCTTTGGTGGCACggatcaaggagttggaggaggagctgacccgtgtGGCCGGCGAtcgggacacctttaggtcccgggctgaagaagcgacggcctctgccaaggccctcaCTAGGCAACTGGGGGCTGAGCAGGGCATGCACCTACTGATGAAAGgcgccctggcagaggccctcaaaGTGGCTGAGGCCTCCCAGGTCGTGGCTTTGGTCTggaagggaaaggtcgagg ggttggagaaggaggtctcccgggtagctgaggcctctgtcgcagtgcaggcggtgctcgaggctgagatcggggagcacaacgcgctgcaGAGCACCGCCCGTACcgtctgcgaggccctggaggttgagggggttga tgcgcgagccctggccatcgtctcctcgcactacaccGGCGTCGACCTCAAGGCTATCAGCGACGGCTATGTCTTGgacgaggatgacgaggaggccgatgaggagatCGCGAAGCTAATGGAGGCGGTTGAGGGCCCCgacacggcgctggccaagctgttcgaagaggaggtggttcctctgACACCGTccgccgacgctggcgaccctgagccttga